The Amycolatopsis umgeniensis DNA segment GGTCGAACAGCGAAAGGATGTCCTCGGTTCGCCAGTCCAGCAGGGAGATCGCGTGTGCGGGCGTGGTACCGGTGTCGATCCGGAACGGCGCGATCATCGCTCCCACCACTTGCCTTCGACGGTTTTCGCGATCCACTTCTGCGTGTCGAGCATCGCGTAGCCGGGGGTCACCGGCAGCTCCTGGGAACCCGGCAGCCGGTCGAGGCCGGTGATCGCCTGGCCGAGCCGGGAGGCGAGCATGCCCTGGGCGAGCGGCGGTGTCCCGGCGAAGATCGGACAGGTGAGTTCGTCGATGAACCACCGTTCCAGCATCTCCTCACCGGGGAAATCGGGCATCTCGGGAATGAACCGGCTGATCAGCCGGCGGGCGTTGGCCTCGTTCATCGGTGCCCCGTAGGGGATTCCGAAATACTCCTCGGCGGTCATCGAGTCCTTCGTCCACTTGAAGAAGAAGGTGCGCTGCCCGAACACCGGGGTCAGCATCATGAACCGGCACCGCTCCGACCGGCGGAAAGCCTGGTGCAGCGTGTACCGGGCGTCGAGTTCGTACAGTTCGATCTTGTCGAGGATGTAGTCGCAGCCCGCCACGAATTCGTCGACGCTTTCCGGCGTGATCCCTTCGGGGTAGACGTCGATGTTCACGTCGTGCGTGGTCTCGAAGACCAGTTCCGCGACGGCTTCGGCCTTGTTGCGGCCGATGGTCCCCACACCGGCGCCGAACTGCCGGTTGATGTTGGAAACGTCGAATTTGTCGGGATCGGCCAGCTTGAGGTTCCGCACGCCCATCCGGACGAGCCTGTCGGCGGTGGCGCCGCCGATGCCGCCGCATCCCGCGACGCCGATCACGGCGTCCTTCAGCTTCTCTTGCCGCCCCCGCTGTTCCTCTTCGGTGTCACCGAGCCAGCCGAGGTTGCGCTTGACCCGCTCCCAGTAGAAATCGTCGTCCATCTTCGTGCTGTAGCGCCTTCGGTCGGACGTCATCGTCTTCCTCCGTTCGCTGTTTTCTCCGGCCCGCGCGGTCACGCGGGAGATTCAGGGGCGCTGGAAAACCGGGAAGTCGTCCCGGATCAGCGCTTCGATCGCGTGCACCGTCGCTTCGGCGTGGCGAAGGCCCAAGGCGCAGGGGATTCCCGTCGCCTCGGCGGCCAGCCCGTCCGCTCCGGACCCGGTGGCGATCAGCAGATCGAGCTTGCCGTCCGCGATCTCGCCGGCAAGATCTTCCTCGGCGACATGGACGCAGGGCACGGCGTGCCGGTCGAACATCGCGGCACAGTCGGCGCCGGCGAGGATCTCGAAGCCGAGTTCGCCCAGGCGTTTGACCGGGAAGAGCAGTTCGCGCCGGTCGCGGCAACCCGCCGAGACGTAGACGCGTCCACCGGTGGGCAGCCCGCCTTCGCAGGCTTTCGCCAGCGCCCTGCCCAGCGACCGGTCGAGCCCCATCCCGGCGTCACGCACGGCGACTCCGGGCACGGGCGGCGAGTCCCCGGCCGGGAGCACTCCTTCGGCGCGAAGTTCGGAGATCGATTTCCCGGCCAGGAGCAAGGCCGCCGCCTCCGCGAGCGGCACGCCGGTCGCCTTGGAGACGAACGGCACCGTGCCGGATCCGCGGGCGGCGGCCTCGACCACGTGAAGATCGTCTCCGGTGGCGTCGTACCGGACGGTCAGCAGCCCTCGCGTCCCGGCGTCGCGGGCGATCGCGCCGGTCAGGTCCAGAATGGACGCGAAATCCGGTCCGTCGACAGCGTTCGGCTGGAGCGCGCCGGGGGCGTCCTCGGCCTCTCCGAGCTGCTCGATGATCCCGCCCAGGTAGACCTCGTCCCCATCGGTCAACGCGTCGACGGCGATGTGGCCCGCTCCGCTCCGCGCGGGAACGAGGAGCTCCGCCGCGCCGCCGAGCAGCGGGACGCCGGCGTCGGCCAGGTCTTCGGCCAGCGACCATGCGGCGGGGCCGCCCAGTTGAAGGACCACTCCGGCGAGTTCCTCCTCCGCCGCACAGACTTCGAGGAGCTCTTCCGGCCTCAGCCGTTCCAGGTACCGGTGGTCGAGTTCCGGGCTGAGGACGTCAACCCCGGAGTCGACGATGATGGCGTGAAAGCCCGCTTTCCGGAAACCGGCGGCGGCGTGGGCACAGGAATGCTCGTAGTCCACACCGTGGCCGCCCGCGCCGACGATCACCACGGCCCGGCTTTCCGCCCGGTCCGCGAGCGACCACTCCGTCCACAGTGGAATGTCCAAGGCCTCGGGTTCGAGTACGGCCACGTCGTAACGCTTCAGCACACCGCGTTCGGCGAGGGCGGCGGCGCAGCCGTCCGCACCCCGCCCCGGCAGCAGGTGATCCACCGGGTGGCCGCGGTCCCACTCCCCGGCGATGATCCTTTCGACGAATGCCGGTGCCACCGGTTCGATGTAAGCCGCGTCCGCGAATCCGGGATCGGTCGTGACCGCGGCCGGATCCGGGCTCACCGCGCTGACCCGGATCCCTCTTTCCCGCAGAAAGCGGCACGCCGCGCCGCAGAAATGGGCGGATTCCGCACCATTGTCGATCACCAGAACATGTTGAAAATCTCTTTTGTCCGGCATTACCCCACCATTGCTTGCCGATCAGGAAAGCGGATCGTCGTCTTCATTCGAAGTGATTTCGAGCGTAGGAACGGCCTGAATGGTCCGCAACCGGGGCAACACCCCCGACACCGGACCGAACTGCCCGAACTGCCGCAACCGACACCTGCAGGCGCACCAAAGAGGACTGGTCCGAATGTCCCATTTTCGACAGGGAACAACGAAGTATGTCTGATTGATGTGGAACATTTCATGACGATGAAACTCACCTGATCGGCGCAGGGAAACTGTCGCTTAGAAGACACGGGGAGCGGAATGCCCGAAAAATACCGGCAGTCCAGTTGACCGAGCAGGGATACGGATTCGGCAATTTTCCGGCGGCCGATTTCAGGAAATCGATGGGCCGCCCGTCGACGTACTTCCGGGCATACCGGTAAGTGTTGTTCCCCCGCCGGTCGTCGGTGCGGAAGTTCCATCGGTAGGTCAGATCCGCTTTCGCGTCACCGTTGTTGTCGATGTTGATGTCGTGGTGCGCGTCCGTGACCCACGGATGGAAATTCGGCCCGCCATGGGGTTCCTCGAACGGGTACCAGTTCGCGATCAGGGTCACGGTGTCCGGTTTGTCCGGGCTCACGAACGAGTACACATCGGTGTTGTCCACGGGCGGGTCACCCGAAATCAGTGGAGCTTCGCGGTGAATCGAGGCAAACGCCGGACCGGCCGACAGCCCGGCGAGGGGGCTCGCCGGCACCGCGGCCCCGACCGCGATGACCGCGACAGCCGCTCTCCGCCGGTTACCGGCACGGCGGCGCGCGGGATGGGGTGTAGCCATTTCCATTCCTTTCCGCGAAAGCGTGGCGGAGGGCGGGCACGCCGTTCCGGAACCGAGTCCGGAGCCCCGGCCCCCCGCCGGACGCCGATGGTGCACGCCGTCGCCAGTGGGGATGTTGTGGAAGTGTTGTGGGCTCCCGTAACCAAAGCGAAAGCAGCGACGACTCCTCCCCCGACGCAGGCTGTCAAGGAGGAGCGAAGGCAAATGCAGATGATCGCCGCCCTGATCTCCGTGCTCGCCGCGGCGATCGCGTTCGGGCAGGTTCACCTCATGCGGAACACCGCCCACGGTGAACTGCTCAACGAGATGCTTCGATGGCAAGGCGCGCAAGGTCTTCGCGACAACCGGGCCCGGATGTACGGCATCGCGAGCAAGCCGTTCGAAACATGGACCGCGGAGGAGTACCGGTGCGTCGAGCGGGTCTCGACGGTCCTCGACCAGATCGGCTTCCTGGTCAAGCACCGCTACGTGACCATGCGGGCGTTCCTGACCTGGCACAGTCAGGTGGTGCTCTGTTTCCAGATCGCGCATCCGTTGATCAGCTACCGCCGGAGCGAAGAGAACGTCCCGGAGCTGTTCCTCAACTTCGAGTGGCTGGCTCGGTGGTCCCTCGAAGCCACGCGGCGGCGAGCGTGGTGGCATAAACGCGGCTGGCGGCGCCTTCAGGAACGAACGTCCACGCTCACAACGACTTTCGACCTGGCGGAGATCTCTTCGACCCGCCGGACCGACGAGCCACCGCGACCCTGAAGCTCAGGAGGGCGGTTTGTCCGCCAGTTGCTCGAGGCGGGCCATCTCCACGTCCAGGGAGGTTTGCGCGCGGCTCAAGGCCTCCGAGCTGTAAAGACCGCTCGACCGGGCAAGCTGGAGGCGCTCGGACTGCTCGGTGAGGACGCGCAACCTCAGCCGCAGATACTGGAACACGCTTTCGACCTGGTCCGGCTGAGGGCGTTCGGCCGAGACACGCGCGTCCGACCGCACCCGGTCCAGGACCCGCTCGCCGAACGGGCCGTTGCCCGGGTCTTCCAGGGCCGGATCGTCCAAAAGGGACCTGGCCGCGTCGGTCAGCTCGGTCATGAGGCGGACGTACTCCCGGCGCAACCGGTCCGGGTCCTCCTCGGGTACACGCGCCGCGCGGATGACCGCCGGGAGCGTCAGTCCCTGCACCAGCAGCGTGGTGGTCGCGACCACGTAGGCGATCA contains these protein-coding regions:
- a CDS encoding ThiF family adenylyltransferase, which translates into the protein MTSDRRRYSTKMDDDFYWERVKRNLGWLGDTEEEQRGRQEKLKDAVIGVAGCGGIGGATADRLVRMGVRNLKLADPDKFDVSNINRQFGAGVGTIGRNKAEAVAELVFETTHDVNIDVYPEGITPESVDEFVAGCDYILDKIELYELDARYTLHQAFRRSERCRFMMLTPVFGQRTFFFKWTKDSMTAEEYFGIPYGAPMNEANARRLISRFIPEMPDFPGEEMLERWFIDELTCPIFAGTPPLAQGMLASRLGQAITGLDRLPGSQELPVTPGYAMLDTQKWIAKTVEGKWWER
- a CDS encoding DUF4760 domain-containing protein, with product MQMIAALISVLAAAIAFGQVHLMRNTAHGELLNEMLRWQGAQGLRDNRARMYGIASKPFETWTAEEYRCVERVSTVLDQIGFLVKHRYVTMRAFLTWHSQVVLCFQIAHPLISYRRSEENVPELFLNFEWLARWSLEATRRRAWWHKRGWRRLQERTSTLTTTFDLAEISSTRRTDEPPRP
- a CDS encoding DUF4331 family protein codes for the protein MATPHPARRRAGNRRRAAVAVIAVGAAVPASPLAGLSAGPAFASIHREAPLISGDPPVDNTDVYSFVSPDKPDTVTLIANWYPFEEPHGGPNFHPWVTDAHHDINIDNNGDAKADLTYRWNFRTDDRRGNNTYRYARKYVDGRPIDFLKSAAGKLPNPYPCSVNWTAGIFRAFRSPCLLSDSFPAPIR